In the genome of Melospiza melodia melodia isolate bMelMel2 chromosome 20, bMelMel2.pri, whole genome shotgun sequence, the window AAAACAAGCCTTCTCTGAGCATGTAGGATGCATCACCACACTGGAAAATCAAGATTCTGATTTTAAGGCATCTTTGTGGTGACTTAGTCATGGTTCAGGAAAGGTCTGCACAACATGTGCCACTGGAGGGTTTTTGTTATGGTCTGTTCCACAGAGAGAGTTTCAGACCTCACAATTGAGTTATTCATCCAATTTTTAAGAAACAATTACTAGCTTGCATAAAGAGGTGCATTACAACCTGCACTCAGCCTCTGAAACACTTGATATTCCATTGGTTTAATGACTGGGTgggacagtggtcacaggggtctgaggataaggggagagacaaggatctgactccatgtttcagaaggcttgatttattattttatgttatatattatattaaaactattctaaaagaatagaagaaaggatttcatcagaaggctggctaagaatagaaaaagaaagaatgataacaaaagcttctgtctgggacagagagtccaagccagctgactgtgattgcccattaattagaaacaaccaacatgggccaatcccagatgcacctgttgcattccacagcagcagataaccattgtttgcattttgttcctgaggcctcccagattctcaggaggaaaaatcccaaggaaaatatttttcaccaaacatgtctgtgacaactGGGCTGTCTCCAAACACAAGGGATCACTTTGGGTGCTTTGGTTTCCAGAGTGCAAAGCTGGGTTCCCTCCCAGGCTGTGTTAGCAGCTGCAGATGGCACAGCCAGCCTCCCCCTCCTGGGACACTGCCACCCTCCCAATGCCCCTGCTGGAGGTAGCACTGACTGTTCAGAGGCTCCTGAGGTGCTCACTGGCACAGTGGGCTGGGCCAGCTTGTGGTGAGTTAGAAATAGAGCTGAGAACAAGGTGAgctgaaaaaaaaacctgatcCAAAGATGCCTAAATTCATTGTTAACACAAATATAAGCAAGGCCAAAGTTCCAGAATCTTTTGCAGGGGAGCTCACCCAACAATTATCAAAAGCATTGGGCAAACCAGCACAGGTAAGTCCATTTGCTGAAGTGTTTTCCTTCTTTAATCAGCTGTGCCTATGCAATGAGCTGTTTCTGAGTGATAGCCTTGATAAACTGATATAGCTAATGACTCACCAGGATTTGCAGTCTTCTCTCTGGGAGAACACCAAATACTTGTTCACTGTGGCTTAGTTTTGTTGAGGTCTCAAAACCCTGGAGTGTTCAAACTAGATTTGTGTGGGATGATATTGCATGTATTTATCTGTAGATGAGGACACTGGATTATGTGGGGATGTGTCCACAGGTACCTGTGAATCCCTctcaaaaacctgaaaagcaaatctCAGCCTCCACTTCCTTGCTGAGAGCTATTGAATAAGTGCCTGCTATTTACCAAACTGCCTGAAGCCTAGTGGTTACAGCTGAAGCACAAAAATTATTTATTCAGCTTGCTTGGACATCTGGCAAAAATATCTGTGTGGCATCCTGCTATTTGTAATCAAAATAGCAGAGTAAAAGCTGCCTGCTGGTTTCACTACCAGACTGGAGGGGTTTTACTTGCCAAAACGTGGCAGGTAAATATGGCAGTGTGCTACTGAGGTGAGGCCCTGAAACACTGGTATGGAGGGGCTGAGAAGGATTTATAAGGCTGTTCTTTTCTTAATACTGACTGGCCACTAGTCACTGTATCAGCTGCTTACTGAAGGTTGTAGAATatgaaaaaccaaaagaaaacttCTCTACAGAGCTGAAAACTTCCTACCATGAGCTGTACCTCAGCAGTAGCTTTGGTGAATTGGCTGTGGATCAGTAGTGCTTGTTTAAGTACCCTTTGTGCATATTCACAGCCCATTTTCAGAaaatgtttgctttgttttgggaGTGATGCTTTGAAACTGTGGAAAGAAGGAAGTTTTGGTGCCTACAGAAAGGGTCTGAGGACTCCCCAGCAAATCTTTCTCCAAGCACTGGGACACCTGAACACATCAAATTCTTACATAAAACTGATGTGTTTTATCTCTCTTTTAAAAATCCAATTTTTATCAGTCTAGCAAACAAGGACTTGCTGTTGGGGGGGCAAGGGGTGTGTCTTGCATAACAGCTTCTGAATATAAAGCTagaggccagggctgggatgcagctggagcaggtttgTGCAGCTGTGTGGAAGGGATATGTAATGGGACTTAGAGATATACAGGGAATAACAAAGGGATTTTTCTGAAGAGGACATACAAGCTCTTCGTGACAAAGGAGGCAATAGGAAAGGGAGAGTCTCTTAGTTATAAcacagaaagaaggaaaggatTAGGGTGGGCTGGAATGCAGAGCTTTCCTCTCACAGGAAACTGTGccatttgggaaaaatatggGTTTTTAATCaaatagggttttttttcctattggaaGAACTGTTCCAAATATTTTCAAACTGTTCTAAGAAGAGAATAATGCTGATTAATGCCTCAACTTGATTTCTATTTTGATAGTGACAACCTGCTTCCTGGGTAGGAGTTAAAGGCATGGATGTACCTACACTTGGCACAAAGTCAAGAGCACGTGGTGTCCAGACAGGGGGGAGCAGGGCCAAGCAAGTGGTACCTCAGCAGGATCTCCTTGGCTGATCTGTGCTGCTGTGGTCTGaggcacctcacacccaaacaaaCTGTAAATGATGGCCAACACTAATtacccagccagctcctgggacTCAGGCTGCCTTGTTTTACCAGGAGGGTGAAGTGCTGCTCAGTTCCAACGATGCACTGCTAATGAACGTGGGGAAGAGCAGCACAGAGGGCAGACGGGTGCCAGAGGAGCTGATCCCCACATTCCCCAGTGGGTGGATCTGACACTGTGTATTAGCACTGGGGAAAATGGAGGGCTGGTCATTAATATTAACATAGATACTTTCTTCTGTTTTTCCTGATATCAAGAACAACAGCAGGATTAGGCCGTGTTTTGTTTAATGAGGTGCATGTTGATTTAGGCCTCTGCTGTGTCAGTTCACATTTCCCTCAGCAGGGAAGACTGCAGCAGGAGCCAGTGAGGTGCAAAATCCCTCTGGAACGCAATGGGCAGCAGGAGCATTGCCCTGCCCCTTGTGCCTGACCTTCccacagggcagggagagcctgCTGGCCTGGAGGAGGTGCTGCAGGTACCTCAGGTCActgagctcctggagctcctggacTAGGAACCCTAAAAACTATGGAGTCTTTGCACTGGCCTTTGACACAGGAGTGAGGACCTTGGAGTAGAACACAAATCTAGACAGTAAGATGTCAACAAATGAAAGCCTTGCATATCAAAAACATGCACTTATTTTCACTGCAGTTTAGGTACATAAATGCCTTCCTGgatttttaaaacttttcttAATATGGCAAAGAAAATAACATTCATTTTCTTCTTCCAACAGTATCTAGCAATACAGATCTCTCCTGATCAGGTGATGTTCTTTGGTGGCTCCACAGACCCTTGTGCTGTGTGCTTTCTCTACAGCATTGGAAAGACAGGGGAGCAGGAGAACAAGGGCTACTGCAAATTGCTTTGTGAGCTGATGAGCAAACAGCTGAAAATACCATCTGACAGGTGAGCTCATACAGCAACTTGTCTGACATGACTTTCCACAGATTGTTAGAGCTATTCATCCCAGGCTGGTCCTTTGGTGTTTTCTATTAATGTGCTGATTAAAGAGACCAAATGCCAAGTCAACTGAGCAACTCCCCAGCTAAAGAGAAAAGAACCATTGCATGAGCTGCAGTGCTGATGTCCACAAGCTGCAGAATTCCTTGGTTAAAATGATGTAGGCTCAGGCACTGTATGTACCCACAGATATCATGTGCAAAAGACCCAGTGCAGACATAAGAACCTGATCACTGGGAACTCCAGAATGCAAGGAGATGGGGCATGAACAGGGCAGGGGGAAGGGAGTGCAAGGCCTGGGAAGGACAGAGCCCCAGGGGAGATGTGCAGCCTGTCCTGAGCAGCCTGCAACACTGCTCCCAGCTGGTAACAGCGCCTGTCTTCCCTTCCAGAATCTACATCAGCTTCTTTGACATCAGTGCTGGCAATGTGGGCTGGAATAACAGCACCTTTGCTTGAGGTGCCCTGGGGTGACCACAGCTAACTCCTGAACCCTCACCGTGGCTGAGAACTGCAGTTCCAGAGAACTCTGGCATCTGCCCAATGCAAAAGGCACTGGTGTCATAGTTGCTGCTACCACTGCTGTTTATCTTGTCTGATGCTTAAATAAAATGCAGCAGAAATCTTTTGTCTGAGACCTTCTTGTTACTCTGGGAAGACCTGTAGTTGAGATGGAGGGTGCCTTCTCAAAATACTCTCAAGAGGagcttttctttcaaaaaaaGGTTTAGTCATATATGAAGATGAACACTCCTTTTGCCTTTGCCCTGTCCTCAAGAGCCGAATTTCAAGAAGAGATAAATACATCTTGACCTGGTTTCAAGACACATTTAAGTTAATAGATGTGGAAATGTTGCACATGGACCACCCTTCAAAAGGAGCACAGACATGATTAGCTCTGATTTAAAAGGGATGGACTGCAGTCCAGGCCTCTTTAGGCCTAGCACTACAGGGATATCTAGCTGAGTAACAGAAAAAATTGTGCTGGGAGTCTCCCAGGCCTCAGCACAGGCAGAGGGAGTGAGTGGAAAAAACCACTGTACACTGCTGTGCCCTCCCCTTTCCAGCCACTGAAAAAATTGTAGTGACAGTGAAGATTAGAGCTCAGCTCAGAaaggggcagaggcacagcaagccaCAGTAATTCCTAGGGAATGAAGTGGTGAATTAATTATGAAAGGAAGATTTGCAtacaaatatttattatttaagcCCTTGGTCAGATAAAATCATTTGCTTCCAAAGTAAAATAAAAGATTGAGCGGAGAGGTTTCCTGAAATTCTATAGTGAAGTGTATTGTGAGTTTTTCTGGAAGAGCAAACCTTATCACAGCCCCATTCTGAACTCTATTGTTAACATCCCATTGTGTCCCTACCACAGCTTTGCCTCGCAGCCACAGACTTCAAATACAGACCTGCACCTCAAACAACAAAAATGCTTTGTCGAGATAACAAATGGAAGCTGCTTTAGTCAGTCAGGGaggcaaaagaaaattaaattgcaGATGTCTCTCCTCTGAGTGGCTGCCACTCTGGGCCTGGCAGGCCACAGGGCAAACAcaccagtggtgctgctgctCTCAAGCTTTCCTCCCTGCACACGTAGAATCCCCACCCCACCTGCATGCACCAAACCCAGGAGGCAGGAAGGTGAGAGGGTTGACTGGGACTATGCAACGGCAGGGAGCTGAGGATATCAGAGGGAGGAAACTCAATCAGTTCTTAGTGGCTGTTCTTAAGCACTGTTAATCACTAGAAAAGGAAGTGCTGCAGTTCTCAGCATTATAACCTGTGTCACTCCAATGCATTCCCATATGACACCATCCCTTACTCCTCACTCAGGGCCGTGAGTGCTCACATCTGTAACATGTGTGGGCAAgctttccagcagcagcagtgcacgACTGCTGTGTGTGCAATGTCTGGGCACAGAGGGCTCCGGGCCTGATCCTCTTTAGCCTTCCTGTGAGTCATTTCGGGAGCAGAGCAGCGCTGCCGCCGTGGGGACAGGCAAGAGCCAGGCTGGGGAGCCGTGCCCTGGCAGCCGCCTACGTGCACCGCATCACACAGCGCACACACGGCTCGGCTCTGCCGCCTCACCTCCAATAGGCACGCACGCTTCATTCCTAagcaaaacaaaattcacctCTGCCTCTTTCCAGCAGAAAAATATGATGTGAGAATGGGGAGGCTGAGGAGCAATAGGtaatttttaatttgatttaaatACATTAGAGAATAATTTATATGGCAGCAAGGCAGACGTTTCTGCTTACACCGAGCTAAAGCTGTACACACAGTTAAAGAAAAACCGCTACAAATGTTACTTtattttgcaaaagaaaaaaattctcagaGTCAGGGCAAGTACCCCTTTTTGCAACTGCCAAGCTGGGCCTGTATCCCTGTCTGGCCCTGATTCCGCAGAAAGCAGTGGGAGTGCCACAGCGGCAGCATCACATGCGCTGACACCAGGTTATGTATGAGCTGCCCAGAGCGCCCGGACCGCGTTCCGGGAAAGAGCCCGTAACAAACCCGCAAAAAATGTTCAGTGGCAGTAACAAAGCCAAGGAATAACGGCGGAGCGGGGGACACCTCCGGTCGAGAGGCGGCCCCGGGAGGGGTCAGCGCCCCGCGGCGGGGGCTGCGGACGGCGGAGCCGGCGTGTGTCCGTGTGTGCGTGTGTCCGCGTGACCCCGCCccgctccctcccctccctgccggGCGGGGCCGCTTCACGTCCGGGGCGGCCCCGCGCACTAAAAGCGCCGCTGACGCCTCCCCGCTCCACTGCGCTGGTCCCGCCGCTCGGTTAAGCTCCCgtcgccggccccgccgcccccaccGCCGCCACCATGCCCATGTTCTCCATCTACACCAATGTCTGCAAGGACGCCGTGCCCGACAACCTCTTGGGCGACCTCACCCAGCAGCTGGCCAAGGCCACGGGCAAGCCCGCGCAGGTGAGGGCGGGCAGCGGGGCGAGCACGTGCGCGgcgggcccggcgggaggggcggcggcggcggcggcgcggcccgggGGCACCTCCGCTCCCGCGGGGCCTGGCCCGAGGAGCGGCTGCGGCACAGcgcggcggcggccccgctgcTCCGGGGAAGGAGCCGGTGCCCGTTCCACCCCGAGTCTCCCGATGGCCAGCCCCTGGCGGAGCGGCAGCCGGGCCTGCGGGAGCGCGGCGCTCACGTAGCCGGGGATGTGCTGCGCCTGTGCTGGCGGTGGCGATGCGAGCGGCGGAGCTGCGCAGTGGCGCGGAGGCAGCCGGGCAGAGGCTCGGGCAGACCGAGCGCTGCGGGCAGCTCCTGCCGGCTCAGCCATCCGGCACGGCCCCTCCTGGGCCAGatcacagcagctccaggagcccgAAAAGACCGAATCGGTCCGTGATTTGGGGATGTGAGCCCCGGCACGCAGGCACAGGTTTTGGGCCCTTATCTCGCTCCGCCCC includes:
- the LOC134427484 gene encoding macrophage migration inhibitory factor-like, which translates into the protein MPKFIVNTNISKAKVPESFAGELTQQLSKALGKPAQYLAIQISPDQVMFFGGSTDPCAVCFLYSIGKTGEQENKGYCKLLCELMSKQLKIPSDRIYISFFDISAGNVGWNNSTFA